The Dreissena polymorpha isolate Duluth1 chromosome 8, UMN_Dpol_1.0, whole genome shotgun sequence genome includes the window CAAAACTATGTGTCACACCATGTCTGTGCTTCTTGAACATTATAACCGTTATAGATTTATAAGACCTTTTCGAGACGTGCTGTGTCACAACGCATACTATACCaccactttaaaggggcctttccacgctttggtaaattgacaaaattgaaaaatattgtctcagattcacatttttttcttgaagttatgatacatgtatttgttaagcaacagtaatactgaacatttaacatgctctaaaatatccattatgtgcatctttggacgatttaaaaacctgaaattataaagcgttgcaacgcgaaacgattgaatacagtaatttggagaattctgttgttgtcgttgtattttttgttactacgaggattgcatataaaatacattgcaaatggtaaaagagcggatggtctagtggatagagcatTAGACTTTTgttccatggctccaggggtcagtggttcgagcctcgTTGAGGGTTTTaaaaattctttaattgtattcttgtttttttactggagatttttatacccactgtttacatttatcaatattaagcatttaatgacaaacttcaaaacatgccaaaatctgtgaaaaggctcctttaaattTGGCAAAGCAGATTTATTAGTGAAACTGATACTGATCATTTAAGTAAAGTCATCGATACTAATGTCAAACTTAaatctattatttatttatagatacATTCAGGCTTGCGTCGATCATATGACTTTCTAGAATGTTCACTGGAAGAGTATTGACAAAGACCATTTTTGTCCGGACGGTATTCTGGCAGTTTTCTCAAACATATGAAGTCTCCATCGCGTGACATAGATGCATTTCCAGAAATATAAGTTTACCAGATCAAGAAACATCTTTATGATGTTTTCCTCGTAATTTTGACTCGTACTATTATGTCACAACCATTAAAATGTTTCATGGTTCATGTTTTCTCGTGCAATGTTGTACGATTCATTACTTTTATTGGGTCATTCTTATATTTGCCCTTCAAATCAAATGCTCTTATGTATTTATACCAGCATTTCCCGTCCAATTAACTTACTTGACTCGCAATACTTTGGACGAACTTATAAATAAATCTGATTTTCCAGCTATTTATTTCTTACTGAATGATTATCAATGCCGATGTCTTCTTgagctgcggggggggggggggggggggggcgagcaCCCTGAGAAAACTGCATTTGTCCAGGCTGCCGACCACTAACAAAACTCACATACGCCGGAGTAAAATAGAACAAGGGTCGCCGAGTttagaagcgcgtgtaccaaccaatGCGGACGGACTACGAAGTATCGACTATAAATGTTTCAGTGAAAATTCACGTTTGTATAGGCCTCTGGAAGGATTAACTTAAGATTAACTTAAGACTAATGAACGTGTGGAATAACCTGATCGATTGATCAATTGATATATCCCTCTATCCAcccctccgtccgtccatcactCCCACCCGTCCTCCCTGCCCCCATGCATCCATCcgtcaatcaatcaattaatccACGTGCTTTGCGGTGGTTCGGAAGTACTCATAGACAATCGATTTGCTTGTGAACACAAAACGAGTCCAGGGTGAATAATCAACGGGggtttcaggggtttacacatgggTTGGACAGAATTTTATCACAACGTTAATTTAAAGaactatttttgcaaatatctcaagtaattgaaatacatttgaaaaatctatagtgcataaaagacagttttttcttgcagtttgtgccgatatcttaaggtataagaataaatcattgaatacgtctgaaattggtgacaaagttcacgttgcgtgaaacataaccgtgttcaatgaatgcagtaaaaatggaattctgatgtatttcacattggcaaaagcagcataaaaatctgtcttttttgcattagttgaaattctttttttaaaatagttttttaaaagttatttgaaataaagcgcCACTTACAGGTGAGTTTAAATCCATTTAAGTTCAAAGGTGGAACCCcgaaaagtcacgtgatccttcaCCCTGAGTCTGCTTCTGGTGGTTTACGATCAGCAAGATACGAGACCTGTTCGCTTGAAAGGAATTACACATTATGATTTTTCCATTTCGCATTTAAATCAATTGTATGATACATATAATTAAAGTGGCCTTtacacgttttggaaaattgacaaaataaaaaaaaatgcttcagattcgcaaattttcgttgtagttatgatatttatgaggaaacagtaataccgaacatttaccatgctctaaaatatccataatacgcatcttttgacgatttaaaaacataaaaattatcaagcgttgccattcgaaacgattgaatcattatacccccacaaacgagtttagggggggggggggtatataggagtgagcttgtctgtctgtcggtcggtctgtccgtattaagtgtccgctctctaattcaagttgttttcatccgaacttcaccaaacttggtcagatgttgtttcTAGATGATGCGGTACGGTATGgagttgtttaccctcgggacttcggttagaaaaccattgcccgagcacactgcttaacataaaaactCTGCGTTagaaagccgaaaacggccaaaatatggtcagcccgattatactgggctgtaccatttataatataagATACTTTGCAGTGTGGATGCGGTGCTTTGATAATAATCTAGTAATctaaaaatagctttactttATTATTCAAAAGGCGTTAAATACGCAATACACATTAATTGGACAACGCCGTGCCTAACGCTGTTGAAAAGCGGATTTTTATTTGGCTGacagcattttaaaaacatggctagaTGATGTCcaggtaaagttcgaatatgggtcatgccgggtcaaaaactaggtcacggggtcacgtaGTGCGTTTTATACATTGAACATGTTGGCGGATCTTCACCactcttggtcagaagttgtatctagatgatgtgaagGTCGAGATTGAACATGGGctataccgggtcaaaaactaggtcacggggtcacttagtgcgttttaaacatttactatggtgtccgctgttttttgtgaagacaacatgcaaaatattctgtgtcaatgcggcatgtgggggtattcgtcacgactgttacaaagctctagtttggagagttctgttgttgtcgtgatattttgtgatactaagaggattgcttatataaagtataaactacATCACTCATGGTAAATGTATGAGCACtaatgaccgagtggtctaagcgttaaaattttactccagggctccagtggttcgagccccgttgggGGTTACATTTTaatgtctttaattttattgttgaattttgctggagctttttagatccaatgtttacatttatcaataatcaTTTGGTtgaaacactatttatttagttcttgaatattcatataagcaatacaatacaaaaatacatatattatatttgaacaatatgCTAGGCAAGTAGAATTGCGCAGTATTGCTtaacataaaggctgtaaaatacaattggacagaattgagaaggaagctcgaggcttcAATAGGCCTACATGAaaatatctgtgaaaaggcccctttaaaggaattACAGATTACAATTTTGCACTTCGCATTTAAATCAACTGCATGATACGTATAATTAATATATCATATTACATGTTTTCTCTTTCGCAATTCTAGGGACATTTTTTTATTGAGGTGCCCAATTATTAACATGTTCGACGTCTTTCTTTGCAAATCAATAAACTTTCCGGCTCCTTCACTATGCCTTGTTATAATCCCGAGtctcttaaggtagcgcacctctaatgatttcccgcgatttattttactgtttacttatggatatctaactTAAGGTTGCCCTGATGTGAAggtgtcgtggccgagtggttaaggcgatggactagaaaccTTTTGGGATCTTCCATcgcaggttcgaatcccgccgacatcgcatactttttgcgacgcgttttatttattttctaacgtaatttgatctaatatagcatataagctatgtttattgttaaatatgttgaaaattgttagaacatccttcaatttttaaaattaaaacaacgttatgtctaaattgggtaaattactgctgaaaatacgaatgatgcatgttgcatttttatttttatttcaaaaagtaaacggtaaatctgtctttttcttggtatttttgctgtatatagtgtttctataaaaaaataagtttaaactataaCTTTAATGATAGTATTTTgatttttatgacactttgtttttaaccgacccaatttttacttgtctgaaatcacttacatttcatggcgctattccatagataaaaaattgtaaaaaataaatgtcggtaaaagaatacttatttcatcttgtttaaactctaaacacctttactgcatctgtacactcCAACTGcgtgcccatatttggaaatctgaatgaattagggaacttttatataccccaggggtgaaaataaactggacaaaagccgagcgtgtgggtggttttgaaaaagtcggtatatttttttaaaaagcatggaaagcctacctacaaatttgcatgttgttcagtgaaatgatgctgataaggaaattaattaattaaattatatttggatatgtgcccattaggggtgcgctaccttaatgtcTAAAACGAAAAGTCGACGAAAGGTGAATATATTCGTGATTGAGAAATCAATTCAAGGTGATAAACTGCTTTCCACCAATGTGGGCTCACCACAGTGGAGTATGCCCTACTTTAGGCTAGCACGGGGTGAATGCATGTGtaatgaatgtaaacaaactgcGCTTGTTTATTTTAGATCAGTGGTCGTTGTGAGAAGCTCGCATGAGGAAAGAAAATGTATTCCTTAACTAAAATTGTTCCGCGATTCAATCGTCTGGTGGTAAGAGGTTTGTATTCAGACGTACAGGCTTCCAAACAGATACCCGAACTGCCGGCATATTTGTTCGGACAAACCAACATTTCGGACAAAGGTGTTTCTACAGTCATGGAACAAGATCTAGTAAGTGTGGAAGGATTTCAAGGCGAAATAAGGGACCTTTCCGTACCCGAGGCTCGCCATGTATTGTCTCAAGCGACTGAATATGAGATTCAAGGACCAAGTGTGCAAATTGCACCGGAACAAGTTCAATTAAACTACAGTATTCCCAGTGAAAAAGAACATCAACCAACAGTGAAAGCTCATTCTGATGTATTCGAAGGCCTTGGGAGCCATGTGAGTCTACATGGACACATGCAGAGCAATGTACCATACCCACATGTACCGAGTGATGTGTCTAGTGGCTACGGAAGCTTCCAAAACATGCCTGGTGGCACGGCCAGACTTCTTGATAAATATGTATCAGCAGGGGCTCAAGCCTGTCACCCTTCCAGGCAATTCTCAACATCTTCCAAGAACTCAGTGAGTCAGCAGGGTTCACAGGAAAAACCATTTGAAGCCACTGAAATCCTTCAGGATGTCTCCCCACAGGGCATACAGGGGGATAACTGTGTCAGCTTCAAGCTGTGGATGGAGAACTGCCAGCGTTACCACCTTCCAAACTGTGACGAGCAGCTGGCATCTCTCAAATCAGGACGGAAGTCTCTGGCACAAGTCTTTAAGGAGCAACAGGACATCATAAGACTGGTTGCAGAGGACTATAAACGCAAACAAGAATCACAGTTTAAAATGGCTGCTGAGACAAATGCCCAGGGACAGCAGGACTATTTTGGTTACGCTTTCTCGTTTTCTGCACATGATCCTTGCCCACAAGGTTTTCAAGGGGATGACTGTGCCACGTACAAAGCCTGGGCCCATAACTGCAAGGCATTTGGTTTCGGGGACTGCGCACAAAAAGATAAAGATATTCAGTCTGGTCGACGTACTTTGCAGGAGGTTTTTGATGAGCAGGAAGAATTGATCAAGAAAATTGTTGCCAATTACACTACGAGCCAGGCTTTTAGTGATGCCACATCTGGAACCACAGGCCAGGTTggtaaaaatgctgaaataaagtCATCCTCGAGGGATTCAGATAAAACTAATGACGCAGTTGATACACATAGCATTCCCCCCAATAATAATCCTAATTCCGAAAGTCCAAATGAAAGGCCATTGAGTAATAAAGACAAGCTTAAGCGCGCTGTGAAGGAATATGGGGCCACAGTTGTGGTTTTCCATATTGGTATTTCCCTTATGTCCTTGGGAGGATTCTATATGGCAGTATCAAGGTATGTGCTTgatgttgaatatttaaatgcttaaatactTAAATCTGTATCTGTGATATGCTTTATGTTCAACTATTTGAGGATGTACGATTAACAGTAAAACTTCACTGTCCACAGCAGTTTGTTACAAGTTGCCATAACATTCATACAGATGatcaaaaaacaacatttagttATTAAAATGCCAGAATATCGCTTCTTCAAGGTATATATTTTCAATACTGGCGGTAAATAATTATATGAGTTTATTAAACAACgtgtataaataatatttaatattgcacGAGAATCGTGTGTAGTTTGTTCTTGAGTCATGATTTTGATATGTGGAACAAAAGTTTGTTCTTGAGTCATGATTTTGATATGTGGAACaaaattcaaacaattaaaatcaatcttacaTGAAATATGGATGCCAGACAGCAGAAAACATTGAgtgtttatttataactttttgGGTTACATTGAGGAACAACAAACAGAACATGCTAATAAGTTTGTATGAACACGAAAGTTGTCCGCTATAAATTTTGGATTTCTTTATATGAGAACCAGTACATGGACAAAATTTCTTATACAAATTTCGTATTAGTTGATGGACGACTTCATAAtcataaaaatgacaataaatagcTCATTAAGAAGCTTTACAATTAACCAGCCTattttcaagaaaaatattcaCTCTTTTTGCAAACCTATCTGGCTTGAGATCATCATAATTATTAATGTCGATAAGCTATGTACAGCGAGTCAAATTCTATGACACAGTTTGCTGTCAGCGTATGCTACTCCGTTCCCATTATATAAACTTCACAATCACTGTTTAAATGCATGATATAAGAACTGCAGAGTGCTGACACATCGGTTTCACGTCGTTGTGTTTACAACGTTCCGCTCTAGTTCATGCGCACTGTTTACGATGGCGCACAGTGACGCGTGGATTAAACATCTCATGAACAGTTTATCGAATATCGCTTGACTTCACAGCGAATGAACTCTAAACTGTAAACATAGATTTGAAAGTTAAGTTTCATCAAAACGATTGACATAAACTAGGCGTCTTCATAAAGTAATGAGAGATAAAAATAAATCTAGTTCATGACTGTTCATAAATCAAATTAACTAATCAGAGCTCTCAAAATAATCATTGATAACTGGTTAACAATATGCTGAACATACTTGAAACTCGAGCATCGCGGTTTTCTGTGTATGCCAATGGTATTTATCGGACTTTACTCCAGCTTGAACCGTGCACGAAAAGTGCCGAGGTCTCTCACTATCCCCCGTGACCCAACTAACAAGTCTTCTTGGACAGATGACCACTAAACATAGTATAGATaatgtaaatgtattatttacTCTCTATTTCAGCGGGCTTGATGTGGTCGGCATATTGACGCGGTTAGGGGTCAGCGAGTCCATCTTACAGTCGCGTATAGCGGCCGGTTCGACGACGTTCGTGGTGGCGTACGCCGTTCACAAGGTGTTCGCGCCCGTTCGTATCGCCACCACGCTCACCTGCACGCCGTTCATCGTGCGATACCTGCGCCGTGTCGGAGTACTCAA containing:
- the LOC127840931 gene encoding uncharacterized protein LOC127840931 isoform X1 → MYSLTKIVPRFNRLVVRGLYSDVQASKQIPELPAYLFGQTNISDKGVSTVMEQDLVSVEGFQGEIRDLSVPEARHVLSQATEYEIQGPSVQIAPEQVQLNYSIPSEKEHQPTVKAHSDVFEGLGSHVSLHGHMQSNVPYPHVPSDVSSGYGSFQNMPGGTARLLDKYVSAGAQACHPSRQFSTSSKNSVSQQGSQEKPFEATEILQDVSPQGIQGDNCVSFKLWMENCQRYHLPNCDEQLASLKSGRKSLAQVFKEQQDIIRLVAEDYKRKQESQFKMAAETNAQGQQDYFGYAFSFSAHDPCPQGFQGDDCATYKAWAHNCKAFGFGDCAQKDKDIQSGRRTLQEVFDEQEELIKKIVANYTTSQAFSDATSGTTGQVGKNAEIKSSSRDSDKTNDAVDTHSIPPNNNPNSESPNERPLSNKDKLKRAVKEYGATVVVFHIGISLMSLGGFYMAVSSGLDVVGILTRLGVSESILQSRIAAGSTTFVVAYAVHKVFAPVRIATTLTCTPFIVRYLRRVGVLKPPKSSN
- the LOC127840931 gene encoding uncharacterized protein LOC127840931 isoform X2, which gives rise to MYSLTKIVPRFNRLVVRGLYSDVQASKQIPELPAYLFGQTNISDKGVSTVMEQDLVSVEGFQGEIRDLSVPEARHVLSQATEYEIQGPSVQIAPEQVQLNYSIPSEKEHQPTVKAHSDVFEGLGSHVSLHGHMQSNVPYPHVPSDVSSGYGSFQNMPGGTARLLDKYVSAGAQACHPSRQFSTSSKNSVSQQGSQEKPFEATEILQDVSPQGIQGDNCVSFKLWMENCQRYHLPNCDEQLASLKSGRKSLAQVFKEQQDIIRLVAEDYKRKQESQFKMAAETNAQGQQDYFGYAFSFSAHDPCPQGFQGDDCATYKAWAHNCKAFGFGDCAQKDKDIQSGRRTLQEVFDEQEELIKKIVANYTTSQAFSDATSGTTGQRA